In Candidatus Wallbacteria bacterium, a genomic segment contains:
- a CDS encoding SDR family NAD(P)-dependent oxidoreductase, protein MIFDFSGQLVIVTGGTRGIGRAISDAFLASGARVIATYGRDGKAAGEFSKANPSGRLSTVKCDVSSYSEVEAFFRSLEEKGDSVSVLVNNAGIRRDSIVGMMKQDDWKSVVDTNLSGTFHMCKFGVLNMMRQRYGRIINLTSAGREAGFEGQANYSATKAGIVGFTKSLSKEVARRKITVNCVSPGFIETELIKDLPADQVAEYQKLIPLKRFGKAEEVAPVVLFLASKEAGYITGSIYDVNGGL, encoded by the coding sequence ATGATCTTTGATTTTTCAGGACAGCTGGTGATTGTGACAGGCGGGACCAGGGGCATCGGCCGGGCGATTTCAGATGCGTTTCTCGCATCAGGCGCCCGGGTGATCGCAACATATGGCAGGGACGGCAAGGCAGCCGGGGAATTCAGCAAAGCCAATCCATCGGGCCGTCTGTCAACCGTTAAATGCGATGTCTCTTCATATTCTGAAGTCGAAGCTTTTTTCCGCTCCCTGGAAGAAAAAGGGGATTCCGTGTCAGTGCTGGTCAACAACGCAGGCATCAGACGGGACTCGATCGTGGGGATGATGAAGCAGGACGACTGGAAATCAGTGGTCGACACCAATTTGAGCGGGACTTTCCATATGTGCAAATTCGGGGTACTGAACATGATGCGTCAGCGTTACGGCCGCATCATCAATCTCACTTCCGCAGGCCGCGAAGCCGGGTTTGAGGGGCAGGCCAACTATTCAGCAACCAAAGCCGGGATAGTGGGATTCACCAAGAGCCTTTCCAAGGAAGTGGCCAGACGTAAAATCACAGTAAACTGCGTTTCTCCAGGATTCATCGAAACCGAGCTGATCAAGGATCTGCCGGCAGATCAGGTGGCGGAATATCAGAAATTGATCCCGCTGAAACGCTTCGGCAAAGCCGAGGAAGTGGCTCCTGTGGTGCTTTTCCTTGCTTCCAAAGAAGCAGGCTATATCACGGGCTCAATCTATGACGTTAACGGTGGTCTATGA
- a CDS encoding FAD-dependent oxidoreductase, producing MLYHTPAELKSEYDVAVIGGGLGGLTAAIVLAKKMGRRVVLLEQHDKLGGLATWFNRKGHIFDVSLHGFPVGMIKTCKRYWNEEIAASIVQLSEIRFENPQFSLSTTFDEQDFTSKLVHQFKLNPETVSEFFKTARRMEFVDEPDLTVAQLFERFFPGRNDVVRLLMEPITYANGSTLSEPALTYGIVFSNFMSKGVFTFQGGTDLLISKMQKELLDSKVDIALCSLVDKINLASGRVQSVESCGHQIRCRSVISNGNILTTVKKMVGEQHFSDQFRKNLSGVRLNNSSCQVYMGVRSGEKIPEIGDLIFCSEEPEFIPEKLLAFDTSSRTFSLYYPKTRPGTNRYSIVASSNAKFEDWTALSDLEYSAAKKNLCEITLKTLEKFIPGVRSKIDYIEAATPRTFHRYTLHEQGASFGTKFEGLKISMGLEREIGGLFHTGSVGIIMSGWLGAANYGVIVANNADKYLKK from the coding sequence ATGTTATACCATACACCGGCTGAGCTCAAAAGCGAATACGACGTGGCAGTGATCGGCGGAGGCCTGGGAGGCCTGACTGCCGCGATCGTGCTTGCCAAAAAAATGGGGCGCAGGGTCGTGCTCTTGGAGCAGCATGACAAGCTGGGCGGACTGGCCACCTGGTTCAACCGGAAAGGCCATATTTTCGATGTCTCTCTTCACGGTTTCCCTGTAGGCATGATCAAGACCTGCAAACGTTACTGGAACGAAGAGATCGCCGCTTCCATAGTCCAGCTTTCCGAAATCCGCTTTGAAAACCCTCAGTTCTCTCTCTCCACTACTTTTGACGAACAGGATTTCACAAGTAAACTGGTCCATCAGTTCAAGCTCAATCCGGAAACTGTATCCGAATTTTTCAAAACAGCCCGCAGGATGGAATTCGTGGACGAACCTGATCTGACTGTGGCTCAATTGTTCGAGCGCTTTTTTCCGGGCAGGAACGATGTGGTACGGTTGCTGATGGAACCTATCACTTACGCCAATGGATCCACCCTCTCGGAACCTGCCCTGACTTACGGCATTGTCTTCTCCAACTTCATGAGCAAGGGAGTTTTCACCTTCCAGGGTGGAACTGATCTGCTGATTTCCAAGATGCAGAAAGAGCTGCTGGACAGCAAGGTGGATATTGCGCTCTGCAGCCTGGTGGATAAGATCAATCTGGCCTCAGGCAGGGTTCAGTCAGTGGAATCCTGCGGCCATCAGATCCGCTGCAGAAGCGTGATCTCCAATGGGAACATCCTGACTACAGTAAAAAAAATGGTCGGGGAACAGCATTTTTCAGATCAGTTCAGAAAAAATCTGTCTGGAGTCAGGCTCAATAATTCCTCCTGCCAGGTATACATGGGTGTCAGAAGTGGAGAGAAAATCCCGGAAATCGGAGATCTGATTTTCTGTTCAGAAGAGCCTGAATTCATACCTGAAAAACTGCTGGCTTTTGACACCAGCAGCCGCACTTTCTCCCTTTACTACCCGAAAACCCGTCCCGGAACGAACCGTTATTCCATAGTGGCTTCCAGCAACGCAAAATTTGAAGACTGGACTGCATTGAGCGATCTTGAATACAGCGCTGCCAAGAAAAACCTCTGCGAAATCACGCTGAAAACACTTGAAAAATTCATCCCGGGCGTGAGGTCTAAAATCGATTACATCGAAGCAGCCACTCCCCGCACTTTCCACCGCTATACCCTGCATGAACAGGGCGCTTCTTTCGGCACTAAATTCGAGGGCCTGAAGATCAGCATGGGGCTCGAGCGGGAAATCGGAGGGCTGTTCCACACAGGCTCGGTCGGCATCATCATGTCAGGCTGGCTGGGAGCCGCTAATTATGGGGTGATTGTAGCAAATAATGCAGATAAATATCTTAAAAAATAA
- a CDS encoding M48 family metallopeptidase — MNTLIQKINQSGVEKFFKVQYTGSNLKVTPKFIPKAYRILAAVCEVISLKNVPDLYIRQGDDINSITIGSEAPIIVINQGCLEKLTNLELMFLLGHEVGHIKSQHCAYHQMAMAFPIISNLLGKATLGVGEFVSMGIRSALLAWRRKSEFTGDRAGLLACQSIESAITIMMKMAGAPESHYNSLDPQDFLDQTEHFEGLGEDNLDLLAKVLSSDEESHPWTVTRCHEISKWVDSGNYDRVIENHSKPALQKQSESEHASKTSAKCGKRVRD; from the coding sequence TTGAATACTCTGATCCAGAAAATCAACCAGTCCGGCGTGGAAAAATTCTTTAAAGTCCAGTATACGGGCAGCAATCTCAAGGTTACGCCAAAATTCATCCCGAAAGCCTACCGGATTCTGGCTGCAGTCTGCGAGGTAATTTCTTTAAAAAACGTTCCTGATTTGTATATCCGTCAGGGTGATGATATCAATTCAATCACTATCGGTTCTGAAGCTCCGATCATCGTGATCAATCAGGGCTGCCTGGAAAAGTTGACAAACCTGGAATTAATGTTTCTGCTTGGGCATGAAGTCGGGCATATTAAAAGCCAGCACTGCGCTTATCATCAAATGGCCATGGCTTTTCCGATCATCAGCAATCTCCTCGGAAAGGCGACTCTAGGGGTAGGAGAATTCGTTTCCATGGGAATCAGGTCAGCCTTACTTGCCTGGCGGAGGAAATCAGAATTCACAGGCGACAGAGCGGGACTGCTGGCATGCCAGAGCATTGAAAGCGCCATCACTATCATGATGAAAATGGCCGGAGCTCCGGAATCGCATTACAATTCACTGGATCCACAGGATTTTCTGGACCAGACAGAGCATTTCGAAGGTCTCGGCGAAGATAATCTGGACCTGCTGGCGAAAGTTTTGTCTTCAGATGAAGAGAGTCACCCCTGGACAGTGACACGCTGTCATGAAATAAGCAAATGGGTTGATTCAGGAAATTACGACAGGGTAATCGAAAATCACTCAAAACCTGCACTCCAGAAGCAAAGCGAATCTGAACATGCTTCGAAGACAAGTGCAAAGTGCGGGAAGAGGGTAAGAGATTGA
- a CDS encoding NAD(P)/FAD-dependent oxidoreductase gives MSPANYDTIIIGAGMSGLAAGIRLAYYGRKVLILEKHTVPGGLNSYFVRNKRVLDVGLHAMTNYVPKNVRLAPLNKLLRQLKLKWEDLELIPQNHSEIRFPGVSLRFSNQIDLLKHEIAEKFPAQTVGFKKLLDFIEKFDALSLTNTYSSTRTALSDFFTDPLLPEMILCPLMYYGSAWEHDMDLSQFAIMFRSIFLEGFARPKKGVLTVINLLKKQFLDHGGELRLSANVVKIIVKDNKAEGVELESGEELTAASIISTAGYCETMNLAGGTLYSGKPGTMSFTEVILCLSEPLSALGHTSTIVFYNDSDKFEYRKAESLVSLNSGVLCIPDNFASPDPKPEPMLRVTNMASFDLWKKLGKTGYYAEKKAWLEKIIDKASSILPLKKENIIFTDMFTPLTVERFTGHINGAVYGSPDKIRNGETGFRNLFLAGTDQGFLGIVGAMLSGVSMANLHVLKDNG, from the coding sequence ATGTCGCCCGCTAATTACGACACCATCATCATCGGAGCCGGGATGTCAGGGCTCGCTGCAGGCATCCGCCTGGCCTACTATGGCAGAAAAGTGCTGATCCTGGAAAAACACACTGTACCCGGCGGTCTGAACTCTTATTTTGTGCGTAACAAAAGGGTGCTGGACGTGGGTCTGCACGCCATGACCAACTATGTACCTAAGAATGTGCGGTTGGCCCCGCTCAACAAGCTTCTGCGGCAGCTGAAATTGAAATGGGAAGATCTGGAACTGATTCCTCAGAATCATTCAGAAATCCGCTTTCCTGGAGTCTCGCTGCGCTTTTCCAATCAGATCGATCTTCTGAAACATGAAATCGCGGAAAAATTTCCAGCCCAGACTGTCGGCTTCAAAAAGCTTCTGGATTTCATTGAAAAATTCGATGCTCTTTCATTGACCAATACTTATTCATCCACCCGTACAGCGCTGTCGGATTTTTTCACAGACCCTCTGCTGCCCGAAATGATCCTCTGCCCGCTGATGTATTATGGCAGCGCCTGGGAGCATGACATGGACCTGTCCCAGTTTGCGATCATGTTCCGCTCGATTTTCCTGGAAGGTTTTGCCAGGCCGAAGAAGGGAGTGCTGACAGTGATCAATCTGCTGAAAAAGCAGTTTCTTGATCATGGAGGCGAACTAAGGCTCAGTGCCAATGTGGTAAAAATAATCGTTAAAGACAATAAAGCCGAGGGAGTGGAACTGGAATCCGGTGAAGAACTGACCGCTGCCTCGATTATTTCCACTGCCGGGTACTGCGAAACGATGAATCTGGCAGGCGGCACCCTCTATTCAGGAAAACCCGGAACCATGTCCTTCACAGAAGTCATCCTCTGTCTGTCCGAACCTCTTTCAGCACTAGGCCATACCAGCACGATCGTTTTTTATAATGACTCGGATAAATTCGAATACAGGAAGGCTGAAAGCCTCGTCTCCCTGAATAGTGGAGTGCTCTGTATACCGGACAATTTCGCCAGTCCTGACCCGAAGCCTGAGCCGATGCTTCGAGTGACCAATATGGCGTCCTTTGATCTATGGAAAAAACTCGGGAAAACTGGATATTACGCGGAAAAAAAGGCCTGGCTGGAAAAAATCATCGATAAGGCTTCCTCGATACTGCCGCTGAAAAAGGAAAATATCATCTTTACAGACATGTTTACTCCCCTTACTGTGGAACGATTCACCGGGCACATCAACGGAGCAGTCTATGGCAGCCCGGACAAGATCAGGAACGGAGAAACCGGGTTCAGGAATCTCTTCCTCGCAGGCACTGACCAGGGATTTCTGGGTATAGTCGGAGCCATGCTCTCAGGCGTATCCATGGCCAACCTGCATGTGCTGAAGGATAATGGCTGA
- a CDS encoding alpha/beta fold hydrolase: MALTNPEILQFTSGKPFAFIGDSVIPELDISYETYGTLNSARDNAILLCHFFSGNKHAAGFYPGDKAPGWWHNLIGPDKPFDTNRYFIISSDSLCCLHDSDLIKTSGPRSINPSSGKIYGPDFPVTSVRDMVNAQKLLLDYLGVGKLHAVAGPSMGGMQALQWSLSYPEMVERIIAVTTGPGLDGFARFLPMRQGIDSVRLDPEFHGGRYYEHGTRPLTGLANALAALTLLARPRGWGGNYLSGYQAFEDELLKIARSRALQYDANCFIQLCRTNIGFNLFEGNSSPTDALKTSRARYLLIAETNDVLFPIEESRKFGELLAKRNDSEYHEFSSADGHLGGVTHTVLFAEQIRKFLS, encoded by the coding sequence TTGGCTTTGACCAATCCGGAAATCCTCCAGTTCACTTCAGGGAAGCCATTTGCGTTTATTGGTGATTCTGTTATTCCTGAACTGGACATCAGCTATGAAACATATGGCACTCTAAATTCTGCCCGTGATAACGCCATCCTGCTCTGTCATTTTTTCAGCGGAAATAAGCATGCTGCAGGGTTTTACCCCGGAGATAAAGCACCTGGCTGGTGGCACAATCTGATCGGTCCTGACAAGCCATTTGACACGAATCGATATTTTATAATCTCAAGCGACAGCCTTTGCTGCCTGCATGATTCGGACTTGATCAAAACCAGCGGTCCGCGTTCCATCAACCCATCAAGCGGTAAAATCTACGGACCTGATTTTCCGGTCACTTCAGTCAGGGATATGGTGAATGCACAGAAATTGCTGCTTGACTATCTGGGAGTCGGGAAGCTGCACGCAGTCGCCGGTCCCTCGATGGGCGGCATGCAGGCCCTGCAGTGGAGCCTGAGTTATCCGGAGATGGTGGAGCGGATAATCGCAGTGACCACTGGCCCGGGACTTGACGGATTCGCAAGATTTCTTCCCATGCGGCAAGGGATCGACTCAGTCCGGCTGGACCCGGAATTTCACGGCGGCCGATATTACGAGCATGGCACAAGGCCGCTGACAGGCCTGGCAAACGCTCTCGCAGCCCTCACACTTCTTGCCAGGCCACGCGGATGGGGCGGCAACTATCTGTCAGGTTATCAGGCATTCGAAGACGAATTGCTGAAAATAGCCAGGAGCAGGGCTCTGCAGTATGATGCCAACTGTTTTATCCAATTGTGCAGGACCAACATCGGATTCAACCTGTTTGAAGGTAATTCATCGCCTACTGATGCACTGAAAACCTCCAGAGCCCGGTATCTCCTGATAGCGGAAACCAATGATGTACTGTTTCCGATCGAGGAATCCCGTAAATTCGGAGAATTGCTTGCAAAACGAAACGATTCTGAATATCACGAATTTTCCTCTGCTGACGGCCATCTGGGTGGAGTGACGCATACGGTTCTGTTTGCCGAACAGATTAGAAAATTCCTATCGTAA
- a CDS encoding acyl carrier protein, translating into MTRPQIRQAILDIIKDLAEDADLSKLKDDVRIRDQIELDSMDFLDIIMELRKRYAVQVPEDDYMKLSTLQGCVDYLAPKLANK; encoded by the coding sequence ATGACACGACCACAGATCAGACAGGCGATACTCGATATCATTAAAGACCTTGCCGAAGACGCGGACCTGTCGAAGCTGAAGGACGATGTTCGCATCAGAGACCAGATTGAGCTGGACTCGATGGATTTTCTCGATATCATCATGGAACTGAGGAAGCGTTACGCAGTCCAGGTACCTGAAGATGACTACATGAAACTTTCCACATTGCAGGGCTGTGTAGATTACCTGGCTCCTAAACTCGCCAACAAATAA
- a CDS encoding beta-ketoacyl-[acyl-carrier-protein] synthase family protein codes for MLQKKRIVITGVGLTAPNGNNLSEFRQSLLCGKSGIRKFETRYIGEVLAGACNFDELRYQKKKELRRGTRAGSISIYCANEAFKDSKLDLSTLDTSRIGVYIGTTEHGNVETENEIYNLSQYKYDLNFWSHHHNPRTVANNPAGEVTINLKITGPHYCIGAACAAGNLGLVQGYQMLQLDEIEMAVAGGVSESIHTFGIFASFKNEMALGSHPDPAKASRPFDKARNGIVVSEGGCLFILETLEHAKARGAKIYCEIAGYGVNSDAFDFIQPDHRQQAVCLRNALKKAGIQPADIDLINTHATSTPIGDIEEIKAVREVFGIDSKVYINNTKSFIGHAMGAAGALELAGNLPSFEDNVIHPTINVENLDPECFMPNLVMNKSLKVDKIDYILNSSFGMLGINSSVIVKKYKI; via the coding sequence ATGCTGCAAAAGAAACGGATCGTGATCACAGGAGTGGGACTGACTGCCCCTAACGGCAACAACTTATCTGAATTCAGGCAGAGTCTCCTTTGCGGAAAATCCGGCATCAGAAAATTCGAGACCAGATACATTGGCGAAGTTCTGGCAGGCGCCTGCAATTTTGATGAACTGCGATATCAGAAGAAAAAAGAGCTGCGCCGCGGTACCCGCGCCGGCTCGATCTCCATCTACTGCGCCAATGAAGCTTTCAAAGACAGCAAACTGGATCTCAGCACCCTCGACACTTCCAGAATCGGTGTCTACATCGGAACCACAGAACACGGCAATGTGGAGACTGAAAACGAAATCTACAATCTTTCCCAATATAAATATGACCTTAATTTCTGGTCTCATCATCACAATCCACGGACTGTGGCCAACAACCCGGCTGGAGAAGTCACGATCAACCTGAAAATTACCGGCCCGCATTACTGCATCGGCGCAGCCTGCGCAGCAGGCAACCTGGGCCTGGTCCAGGGTTACCAGATGCTGCAGCTCGATGAGATCGAGATGGCTGTCGCAGGAGGTGTGTCGGAAAGCATCCATACATTCGGCATTTTCGCGAGCTTCAAGAATGAGATGGCACTCGGCTCACACCCTGATCCTGCTAAAGCTTCCAGACCATTTGATAAAGCCAGGAACGGCATTGTGGTCTCAGAAGGGGGTTGCCTCTTTATCCTCGAGACGCTAGAACACGCAAAAGCACGAGGCGCCAAAATCTACTGCGAAATCGCAGGCTATGGAGTAAACTCGGACGCCTTTGATTTCATCCAGCCCGACCACAGGCAGCAGGCCGTCTGCCTTAGAAATGCACTGAAAAAAGCCGGAATCCAGCCTGCGGACATTGATCTGATTAACACCCACGCCACCTCCACCCCGATCGGCGACATCGAGGAAATCAAGGCAGTCAGAGAAGTTTTCGGGATAGACTCCAAAGTTTACATCAACAACACCAAGAGTTTCATCGGTCACGCTATGGGCGCTGCAGGAGCGCTGGAACTGGCCGGAAATCTGCCGAGCTTCGAGGACAATGTAATCCACCCCACAATCAATGTGGAGAATCTGGATCCTGAATGCTTCATGCCCAACCTTGTAATGAATAAAAGCTTGAAAGTTGATAAAATTGATTATATCCTGAATAGCAGTTTCGGGATGCTTGGAATAAATTCCAGCGTGATCGTAAAAAAATATAAAATATAA
- a CDS encoding NAD-dependent epimerase/dehydratase family protein, whose amino-acid sequence MKTIVTGGGGFLGRFVCRKLRDEGHSVTILGRGHYEFAEREKFPVITADISDGENLQKAFQGFDEVHHIAARTGISVFREPYFKTNVLGTENVVKACLRNGVGKLVFTSSPSVIFGGSDQQMLIESAPYPEKYLSCYSETKALAERIVLAANQPGKLLTVALRPHLIWGPEDTNLIPRLLERAAKKKLFTVGNGKNMADVTHVENVAYAHLLASRKLTEGSAICGKAYFITNGEPVNLWDFINRIITGMGHPAVARKMPLSAAYCIGFAMESVYRALGIRSEPLMTRFLALQLATSHCYSIEAAQRDLGYKPVVSVDAGLASLIEHLRKKTL is encoded by the coding sequence TTGAAAACAATCGTCACAGGTGGAGGCGGTTTCCTGGGGCGCTTTGTCTGCCGCAAACTGCGGGATGAGGGGCACTCTGTGACCATCCTTGGACGTGGGCATTATGAATTCGCCGAACGAGAAAAATTCCCTGTGATCACCGCTGATATCAGTGATGGTGAAAACCTCCAGAAAGCATTCCAAGGCTTTGATGAGGTGCACCACATAGCTGCCAGGACCGGGATCTCGGTCTTCAGGGAGCCTTATTTTAAGACCAATGTACTGGGAACTGAAAATGTGGTCAAAGCCTGTCTGAGAAACGGAGTCGGAAAACTTGTTTTCACTTCCTCCCCGAGCGTAATCTTCGGTGGTAGTGATCAGCAGATGCTGATTGAATCGGCTCCTTATCCTGAGAAATATTTATCTTGCTACTCCGAAACCAAAGCTCTGGCAGAACGGATTGTACTCGCTGCCAACCAGCCGGGAAAACTCTTGACAGTCGCACTGCGGCCCCACCTGATCTGGGGGCCAGAGGACACAAACCTGATCCCGCGCCTTTTGGAAAGGGCAGCTAAAAAAAAGCTTTTCACCGTTGGTAACGGAAAAAACATGGCTGACGTGACTCATGTGGAAAACGTAGCTTATGCCCATCTGCTTGCTTCCAGGAAGTTAACCGAAGGATCGGCAATCTGCGGGAAGGCTTATTTCATTACAAACGGAGAACCAGTGAATCTCTGGGACTTTATCAACCGCATCATCACCGGGATGGGACATCCGGCAGTGGCCCGGAAAATGCCTCTCTCTGCCGCATATTGCATCGGTTTTGCGATGGAGTCGGTTTACAGAGCGCTTGGAATCCGGTCGGAACCGCTGATGACCCGCTTTCTGGCCCTGCAGCTTGCTACATCTCACTGTTATTCCATTGAAGCCGCTCAACGCGATCTTGGATACAAACCGGTCGTCAGTGTGGATGCAGGTCTGGCCTCGCTGATTGAACATCTCAGGAAAAAAACTTTATAA
- a CDS encoding fatty acid CoA ligase family protein: MDSERFNIAQYLPETAAKFPLQKAVICPGARINGRRSYLSVNFQQLNAECDRFAHGLFNSGLTRGMKTLLMVKPSIEFIALTFAVFKIGAIPVLIDPGMGIKRLLECIRNVEPDALIGIPQAHAARILFPACFKKTRLNVVVNSNLSFLGLPLEKISPECSESFPISDTTKASPAAILFTTGSTGPAKGVLYEHGMFDAQVQMLHDLYDFQPGEVDLAGLPVFALFDAALAMTCVVPDMDPSHPALVNPANIVEAIRDNGVTTSFGSPAIWNRVSEYCLDHNIVLPTLRRVLMAGAPVPGSLVEKFKKVIPLGDIHTPYGATESLPASSISGSKLISDTLEKSRQGFGTCVGMPAPNVEIRVIRISESPIQEWISSLILPPSEVGEIVIKGPQVTKEYYGNPAETELSKIRQGGEFWHRIGDVGYLDQQGRLWFCGRKSHRVELKDRILFTVPCEAIYNQHPNVSRTALVGIEIDGETCPVIVVEPKTGFFPEDRQAVKQFRRELFELGKKYEHTRNIKIFLFHKSFPVDIRHNAKIFREKLSVWARKKL, from the coding sequence ATGGATTCTGAACGATTCAACATCGCGCAATATCTGCCTGAAACAGCGGCTAAATTTCCGCTGCAGAAAGCAGTGATCTGCCCTGGCGCTAGAATCAACGGCCGCAGGAGTTATCTTTCAGTGAATTTCCAGCAGTTGAACGCAGAATGTGATAGATTCGCGCACGGGCTTTTCAATTCCGGGCTGACGAGAGGTATGAAAACTCTTCTGATGGTCAAACCTTCGATTGAATTCATCGCCCTCACTTTTGCGGTTTTCAAGATCGGCGCAATCCCTGTGCTGATCGATCCAGGGATGGGTATAAAAAGGCTACTGGAATGCATCCGAAACGTGGAACCTGACGCTTTAATCGGTATCCCACAGGCACATGCCGCCAGAATACTCTTCCCAGCCTGTTTCAAAAAAACACGGCTCAATGTAGTGGTGAACAGCAACCTCTCATTTCTGGGACTGCCGCTTGAGAAAATCTCTCCCGAATGCAGTGAATCATTTCCGATTTCAGATACCACAAAGGCTTCTCCGGCTGCGATTCTTTTCACAACCGGCAGTACAGGGCCAGCCAAGGGAGTGCTTTATGAACACGGCATGTTTGACGCCCAGGTGCAGATGCTCCATGATCTCTATGATTTCCAGCCCGGCGAGGTAGACCTGGCCGGACTTCCTGTCTTCGCGCTTTTCGACGCGGCCCTGGCCATGACCTGCGTTGTACCTGACATGGATCCAAGTCATCCTGCTCTGGTCAACCCTGCAAACATCGTGGAAGCGATCAGGGACAACGGAGTCACCACCAGTTTCGGATCTCCTGCAATCTGGAACAGAGTCAGTGAATACTGCCTTGATCATAACATCGTCCTGCCGACACTCAGACGCGTTCTGATGGCTGGAGCTCCTGTGCCAGGCAGTCTGGTTGAAAAATTCAAGAAAGTAATACCGCTTGGAGATATCCATACGCCTTATGGTGCTACAGAATCCCTCCCCGCCTCTTCGATCAGTGGAAGTAAACTCATATCTGATACGCTCGAGAAGAGCAGGCAGGGTTTCGGCACTTGCGTGGGCATGCCTGCCCCAAACGTGGAAATCAGGGTAATCAGGATTTCAGAATCCCCGATCCAGGAATGGATTTCCTCCCTGATTCTTCCCCCTTCCGAAGTCGGGGAGATCGTGATCAAGGGACCCCAGGTGACAAAGGAGTATTATGGGAACCCTGCGGAAACCGAACTCTCAAAAATCAGGCAGGGTGGTGAATTCTGGCACAGGATTGGAGATGTGGGCTACCTGGATCAGCAGGGCAGACTCTGGTTCTGCGGTCGCAAGTCGCACCGGGTCGAACTGAAAGACCGGATTCTGTTCACTGTCCCTTGTGAGGCAATTTACAATCAGCATCCGAATGTTAGCAGGACCGCACTGGTCGGAATCGAAATCGACGGGGAAACATGCCCGGTGATAGTGGTAGAACCAAAAACTGGATTTTTTCCTGAAGACAGGCAGGCTGTCAAACAGTTCAGGCGTGAATTGTTCGAACTTGGGAAGAAATATGAACATACCAGAAATATTAAAATCTTCCTGTTTCACAAATCCTTTCCTGTCGACATCCGCCACAATGCTAAAATCTTCCGGGAAAAGCTCTCGGTCTGGGCCAGGAAAAAGCTTTGA
- a CDS encoding alpha/beta fold hydrolase has protein sequence MVDRLSPTEYPFSTFKHQINSYRLNYLDEGTGFPTLMLHGNPTWSYYFRSLVRELSGSFRCVVPDHIGFGLSDKPQNYPYLLSNHIDNCESLLNSMNIDKFDLIVHDWGGAIGMGVAVRNPDRVRKMVIMNSASFRSRRMPWQIAICRFPLLGTFAVRKLNLFLRAARYMGTAKHTGLPAGVWNGYLFPYGNYASRVGIDSFVKDIPMNKSHPSYNTILGIEGKLSSLASKPVLLLWGMRDFCFTPKFLSRWLDFFPDALTIKMENAGHFVLEDEPLKSALAIKNFLTERESDGF, from the coding sequence ATGGTAGACCGGCTCTCCCCGACGGAATATCCGTTTTCCACATTCAAACACCAGATTAACAGCTATCGACTGAACTATCTCGATGAAGGTACAGGATTTCCCACCCTGATGCTGCACGGAAATCCTACCTGGTCGTATTATTTCCGGAGCCTTGTGCGGGAGCTTTCCGGCAGCTTCCGCTGCGTGGTTCCAGACCATATCGGATTCGGCCTGTCGGATAAACCACAGAATTATCCATACCTTCTCAGCAATCACATCGACAACTGCGAAAGCCTCCTCAATTCAATGAACATCGACAAATTCGACCTGATCGTGCACGACTGGGGAGGAGCCATCGGTATGGGGGTAGCGGTCAGAAACCCTGACCGGGTAAGGAAGATGGTGATCATGAATTCAGCCTCCTTTCGCTCCCGTCGGATGCCATGGCAGATCGCAATCTGCAGGTTTCCTCTGCTGGGCACTTTTGCAGTACGGAAACTGAATCTGTTTCTCCGGGCTGCGAGATACATGGGGACAGCCAAGCATACAGGGCTCCCAGCCGGTGTCTGGAATGGTTATCTCTTCCCATATGGAAATTATGCTTCCAGGGTAGGCATCGACAGTTTCGTAAAGGACATTCCGATGAATAAGTCTCACCCAAGTTACAACACGATACTGGGTATCGAAGGTAAACTAAGCAGTCTGGCATCCAAACCTGTCCTTCTCCTCTGGGGAATGCGTGACTTCTGCTTCACACCTAAGTTTCTCTCCCGCTGGCTGGATTTTTTTCCGGACGCCTTGACCATTAAAATGGAAAACGCCGGGCATTTCGTGCTAGAGGACGAACCACTCAAATCCGCCCTGGCGATTAAAAATTTTCTGACAGAAAGGGAATCGGATGGATTCTGA